In the Podospora bellae-mahoneyi strain CBS 112042 chromosome 4, whole genome shotgun sequence genome, one interval contains:
- a CDS encoding hypothetical protein (EggNog:ENOG503P1AP; COG:B): MPRQSKPPSTSTGKKKPELVDGRLPVNPRRKKVLPEERKRVSSACNNCNVRRVKCTGETPCHQCRTTNRQCKYPEVVPKVTVPKLQWTALTALQAWAPHAIELKRQLEAGELVRKITHEDGRVEYQPASELPPLPELSHFQDEVPPEDVVNAESSRPALPPAPAPQTAAPLPQPPTPRQQQQQEQHHHHLLLLLQQQQQQQQQQQQQQQQQQQQQQQQQQQQHQHQQHQHQQHQHQQHRQQHQQEHQQHHIAEHQHRERPPLGESPQTGDKRDKIRSASPSTSSILSKRSDFYLSTSTGFDPRSDEGRMLADSTGTSRYLGASSGATFLDNIKNMITLTTPLAALISKGPEHMFSQTTGRYQTDDSRALLGPPLMDPVRHLPPAPDMAKLLDEVRYFIQDGTTDDLFPSGGIMFWSFPTFTDLSALGTARRDRIVTAHGEQYLQVPRDDEQRTPLALTFAAFAFNSLLGLAGKDSRVNGRLGEDFYATSRHLLGDPWDFGTSTIKEAAVMGLLALYLVEINRRDNAHLWVKHAMHVCEVRGIHRGYTDDEAEVRTFWTLYIIDSWLSCLLGRTPSIPDDGISLRPPRECPHFPSPDGLKAHLELSRITHKIIYNGLRRQSDGKQPEERRARAESHVKRSLESLKKWLKALPPALQIPPDAHTKLHLPNSLTTEEVPSGFGRDRACWSLHMSYNQLIILTVRPVILTAVRKAIASLVSTGQMFNIYDNALVEEIRRCTDAAQSNLRLGWLMRQNSPHGRLLVQDLHHIFNAAVFLTMYQLVFVNVRTQLVADMDWAIDVFKQEQETGCAYAKDCFEVLGDLRFLVSELRDWIHNQTEKEKLWDDDGALKNYLGAMTAPRNNNTSKTDLGADVPMHDVQFEGRPIKQAHGFKKGYARRIWDTLTSWLLLEDNSNEGDGGGECFVFLSSSSSDTNSNCSFPPGGY; encoded by the exons ATGCCGCGGCAATCGAAACCGCCTTCCACTTCGACtggaaagaagaagcccgagCTGGTCGACGGCCGCCTGCCCGTCAATCCCCGCAGAAAAAAGGTTTTGCctgaggagaggaagcggGTCTCCTCGGC TTGTAACAACTGCAATGTGCGACGGGTTAAGTGCACTGGGGAGACACCGTGCCATCAGTGCCGGACCACAAACCGCCAGTGCAAATATCCCGAGGTCGTCCCCAAGGTCACCGTTCCAAAGCTGCAATGGACAGCCTTGACAGCCCTCCAAGCATGGGCCCCGCATGCAATCGAGCTGAAGCGTCAGCTCGAGGCCGGCGAGCTTGTCCGGAAGATCACTCATGAGGATGGTCGGGTAGAGTACCAGCCCGCGAGTgagctgccgccgctgcccgaGCTTTCACATTTCCAAGACGAGGTGCCGCCTGAAGACGTTGTCAATGCTGAGTCGTCACGGCCGGCGTTACCACCAGCCCCGGCACCGCAAACAGCGGCACCActgccacaaccaccaacaccccgtcagcagcagcagcaggagcagcaccaccaccacctcctcctcctcctccaacaacaacaacaacaacaacaacaacaacaacaacaacaacaacaacaacaacaacaacaacaacagcaacagcaacagcagcaccagcaccagcagcaccagcaccagcagcaccagcaccagcagcaccggcagcagcaccagcaggagcaccagcaacatcataTAGCGGAGCACCAACACCGGGAGAGGCCGCCGCTGGGTGAATCACCGCAAACTGGGGACAAGCGGGACAAGATTCGCTCGGCATCaccctcaacttcatccaTCTTGAGTAAACGGTCGGACTTTTAtctcagcaccagcactGGCTTTGATCCTCGAAGTGATGAAGGACGCATGCTGGCCGACTCAACTGGCACAAGTCGATATTTGGGGGCGTCATCCGGAGCAACATTCCTtgacaacatcaagaacATGATCACCCTGACCACCCCCTTAGCAGCCCTGATCTCCAAGGGGCCTGAGCACATGTTTTCACAAACTACTGGAAGGTACCAAACCGACGATTCCCGTGCCTTGCTTGGGCCCCCGTTGATGGACCCAGTCCGACATCTACCTCCAGCCCCCGACATGGCCAAGCTGCTGGACGAGGTCCGCTACTTCATCCAAGACGGGACCACTGACGACTTGTTCCCAAGTGGCGGCATCATGTTCTGGTCGTTCCCGACCTTCACTGATCTCTCGGCCCTGGGCACCGCTCGTCGAGACCGAATCGTGACCGCTCATGGAGAGCAATATCTCCAAGTGCCCCGGGATGACGAACAGCGAACCCCGCTCGCACTGACCTTTGCCGCGTTTGCTTTCAAcagccttctcggccttgcaGGCAAAGACTCTCGCGTCAATGGCCGTCTGGGTGAAGACTTCTATGCCACCTCGCGCCATCTGCTGGGAGACCCCTGGGACTTtggcacctccaccatcaaggAAGCCGCCGTCATGGGCCTATTGGCGCTCTACCTTGTTGAGATCAACAGACGTGACAATGCGCATCTCTGGGTGAAACACGCCATGCACGTTTGCGAAGTTCGTGGAATCCATCGCGGCTACACCGACGATGAGGCCGAAGTCAGAACGTTTTGGACACTCTACATTATTGACTC GTGGCTGAGCTGCTTACTGGGACGCACGCCATCGATCCCGGATGATGGCATCTCACTTCGGCCCCCCCGAGAATGCCC CCATTTTCCATCTCCCGACGGCCTGAAGGCCCATCTGGAACTGTCCCGCATCACTCACAAGATCATTTATAATGGCTTGCGCAGACAGTCAGATGGCAAGCAGCCCGAAGAGCGAAGGGCCAGGGCGGAATCCCACGTCAAACGATCCCTCGAAAGTCTGAAAAAATGGCTGAAGGCCCTCCCTCCTGCCCTTCAAATCCCCCCGGATGCCCACACAAAACTGCATCTTCCCAATAGCTTGACGACCGAGGAAGTTCCCTCCGGGTTCGGTCGCGATCGTGCATGTTGGTCACTGCACATGTCATACAATCAG ctcatcatcctcaccgtTCGTCCTGTGATTCTAACAGCAGTGCGTAAAGCCATTGCTAGCCTCGTCAGTACAGGGCAGATGTTTAATATCTACGACAACGCCCTGGTGGAAGAGATTCGCCGGTGTACCGATGCGGCGCAATCCAATCTGCGCCTCGGATGGCTGATGCGCCAAAACAGCCCGCATGGCAGGTTGCTGGTGCAGGATCTGCACCACATTTTCAATGCTGCCGTCTTCCTCACCATGTACCAGCTCGTCTTTGTTAATGTTCGGACGCAGTTGGTGGCTGATATGGACTGGGCCATTGATGTCTTCAaacaggagcaggagacAGGCTGTGCATATGCCAAGGATTGCTTCGAGGTCCTGGGCGACCTCAGGTTTCTTGTCAGCGAGCTACGGGACTGGATTCATAACCAgaccgagaaggagaagctctgggacgacgacggggcgTTGAAGAATTATCTGGGCGCCATGACGGCGcctcgcaacaacaacacttcCAAGACAGACCTTGGTGCAGATGTGCCGATGCATGACGTCCAATTCGAGGGCCGCCCCATCAAGCAAGCCCACGGCTTCAAGAAGGGGTACGCAAGGAGGATCTGGGACACGTTAACGTCCTGGCTCTTGTTGGAGGACAACTCCAacgagggtgatggtggtggagaatgTTTTGTGTTTCTTTCCAGTTCCAGTTCAGATACCAACTCAAACTGTTCGTTCCCCCCCGGAGGATACTAG